The following proteins are encoded in a genomic region of Aquifex aeolicus VF5:
- a CDS encoding TIGR00725 family protein — translation MRQVSVIGSSKASEEEYEFAYRLGKELAKRNLVVVCGGRTGVMEAVCKGAKEEGGLTIGIMPSYDGHEANPYVDIKVNTGMNWNRNPIVVASSEMVLAVGGNYGTLSEIAYALILGKYVVGYKTHKVEGVEQVESLEEMLKKVDEFFGGRL, via the coding sequence ATGAGACAGGTCTCCGTCATAGGCTCATCAAAGGCAAGCGAAGAGGAGTACGAATTTGCCTACAGGCTCGGAAAAGAATTAGCAAAGAGGAACTTGGTGGTGGTTTGCGGAGGGAGGACAGGTGTGATGGAGGCAGTATGCAAAGGTGCAAAGGAAGAGGGAGGACTCACAATAGGAATAATGCCCTCCTACGACGGACACGAAGCAAACCCTTACGTGGATATAAAGGTAAACACGGGAATGAACTGGAACAGAAATCCCATAGTTGTTGCAAGCAGTGAAATGGTTCTGGCGGTAGGAGGAAATTACGGAACACTCTCGGAAATAGCCTACGCCCTAATTCTGGGAAAGTATGTGGTAGGTTATAAAACGCACAAAGTGGAAGGTGTTGAACAAGTAGAGAGTTTAGAAGAAATGCTTAAAAAAGTCGATGAATTCTTCGGAGGGAGGCTATGA